The genomic DNA CGGGACGCGCGTCCACGCCAACGACAGCCGCGCGGGGCGATGCCGCCGCGGTTAAACTCAATACCGTCCAATGAAGCGTAGTGGACGAGGCTACGAGTCCTTTTGCTCACTATCGTTCAACGAAGCGTAGTGGACGAGGTTGCGAGTCCTTTTGCATCAGAACAAATCGCTGGGACTCGTAACCTCGTCCACTACATCCCGCCGCGAATGCTTTCGACGGTCCGAAGCGCCTTCGCTAAACGGTATTGCGGTTAAACTAAGTGAGATCTACATCGCTACCGACAGTTCCATCACATTACACAACCTCCACCGATGATAAAACGCATTGCACCGTTGGCGCTCCTGACCGCTGTGTTGATCGGCGTTCTGGCGTACAGCCAGCGCGCGACCGGGCCGCTGAAGGTTTCTGGTTTTATCGAAGCCGACGAGATTCGGATCGGCTCGCGCGTCGGCGGACGCGTCGCGGCGGTGCTGGTCGAAGAGGGAGCTACCGTCGCCAAGGGACAGGAACTGGTACGGCTGGAGCCGTTTGATCTGATCGAATCGCAGCGCGAAGCGGCCGCCCAACTCGCGGCGCGGCAAGCCGATCTCGATCGCTTGGCCGCCGGATACCAGCCCGAAGAGATCCGCCAAGCCAAGGCGCGCGTCGACCAGATCGCAGCTCAACTGGAAAAGCTGACCAACGGCCCGCGACCGGAAGAGATCGCCGCCGCCAAGGGCCGCCAACAAGCGGCGGAAGTCGAGCTGACGCTCGCCCAACGCACGCTCGATCGAGCCAGCAATCTCCGCGACAGCAACGCCGTCTCGCAGCAAGAGTACGAAGAGGCGGACGAGAAGATGAAGTCGGCTCGGGCCAACCTGACCGTCCGCAACAACGAACTGCAATTGCTGGAAGCGGGTACGCGGCAGGAGGAATTGGACGAAGCCAAGGCGAAGCTGGCCGAAGCGGAGGCCGCGTGGGAGCTGATGAAAAACGGCTATCGCAACGAATTGGTCCGGCAAGCTGCCGCCGCCCGCGATGCAGCTCAAGCCACGCTCGACGCAATCGGCCAGCGGCTGGACGAACTGGTGATCCGCAGCCCGGTCGCCGGCGTGGTCGAAGCGTTGGAACTGCAACCGGGCGACCTGGTCAGTGCCAGCGGACCGGTGATGTCGTTGATGGACAACACCAACTTGTGGGTCCGCGCCTACGTCCCCGAAAACCACCTGGACCTTCAGGTCGGCCAGCGGTTGCCGATGAGCGTCGACAGTTTTCCTGACGAGCGGTTCGCGTGCGAGATCAGCTTCATCGCGCGGCGAGCCGAATTCACGCCCAGCAACATCCAGACGCCTGAAGAGCGATCGAAACAGGTCTTCCGCATCAAGGCGACGCTCGTCGAAGGGTTGGATCGACTGCGGCCAGGAATGTCCGCCGACCTCTGGCTGGGCGAAATCGAGCAACCGTCAGCGAAGAACGCCGATGAATGAGAACGTTCTTTCGGTCCGCAATCTCTCGCGCAGCTTTGGCGATCTGGTCGCGGTGCAAGACGTCAGCTTCGACGTCCGCAAAGGAGAGATCTTTGGCTTGCTGGGCCCCAACGGCAGCGGCAAGTCGACGATCATTCGGATGCTGTTGGGCATCCTGCCTCCCAGCGGCGGCGACGCGACGGTCCTAGGGCACGACGTTCGCACCGAATCGGAACAGATCAAGCATCGCGTCGGTTATATGTCGCAGAGCTTCAGTCTTTACGGCGACCTGACCGCTCGAGAAAACATCGATTTCTACGGACGAATCTACGGGCTCTCGCCGAGCCAATTAGAGCGGCGAGCCGACGAGGTGATCGAGCTCACCGGACTGGGCGACCGTGTCAGCCAGTTCGCCAGCACGCTCTCGGGCGGCTGGAAACAACGGCTGGCTCTGGCCTGTGCCCTGATTCACGAACCCGACCTGCTGTTTCTGGATGAACCAACCGCCGGGATCGATCCGGTCGCGCGAAGGCGTCTGTGGGATCTGCTGTTCGAACTTTCAGGGCGCGGCGTGACGCTGTTCGTGACGACGCACTACATGGACGAAGCCGAACGCTGCACCGATGTGGGATACATCTATCTGTCGCGGCTGTTAGTGCGTGGCAAACCATCGGATTTGAAACGCTTGCCCGACGTGACGCCCACCGGAACGCGGCGCTGCGAAATGCGAATCGATTCGCCAACGGCAAGGCTGTCCGAATTGCGGGAGATCGACGGCGTCCTCGATGCGACGCTGTTCGGCGACACCATCCATCTGCTGCTGGCGGAGGAACTGTCCGATCGCGAACTCGTTTCCCGAATGGAGACCGAACCCGACCAAGTCCAACTGCGGCCGGTCGAACCTTCCCTGGAAGATGTCTTTGTCACGTTGACGCAAGCTGCCGAACGCGATCCCGACAGTTTTCAAGCCCCCGCGCCAACGGAAGCTGCTGCCAACGAAGCCGTCGACGAATCGGAGCCGCTGCAGAAACCAAGTCCAGCGTCCCCCAGCGGATCTCCGCCGCGGCGAAGGTCCAGCGGCTTTGTCGCGGTCCTGACCAAGGAGTTCGCTCACGTCCGCCGCCAGCCATCGACGCTCGTCTTTCTGCTGCTCGTTCCGTTGATGCAGACGATCATTTTCGGATTCGCTCTCGATACGCAGATCGAAAACATCGCGATGGTCGTCTACGATCAAGACGGTCGCCGCCAGGGGCGCGAGCTCGTCGACGCGTTTCACAACACGCGGCGATTCACGACGGTCGAGCGAGTGTTGGACGACGAATCGTTCCGCCGCGCGATGACCTCGGGGCGTGCCAGCGTCGGTTTGCGGATACCGCCCAACTACAGCGACCGGATGGTCCGCGGCGAGCAGGTTTCGGTGCAACTGCTGATCGATGGCAGCGATTCCCAGGTCGCCACGACCGCCCTCAACACCGCCCAATTGCTGGGCCTAAATCTGTCGATCGCGATCGCTCAGAACATGAGCGAAAACCTTCACGTTGCCCCCGCCCGAGACGAACTGGGACGCGGTGCGGTTCCGATCGAGATCCGGCCGCGATTGCTTTACAACCCCGACCTCGACAGCTCCCATTTCTTCGTCCCAGGATTGGTCGGCATCATCCTGCAACTGGTGACGGTTTTCCTGACCTCATTCGCCATCGTCCGCGAACGCGAACTGGGGACACTGGAACAACTGTTCGTTACACCGGTCAGCCGCAGTGGGCTGCTGCTTGGAAAACTGGTCCCCTACGCCGTCCTTGGCTTCATCGCCACGCTGATCGTTCTGTCGGCGATGGTCTTCGTTTTTGGCGTCCCGATCCACGGCAGCCTCACCCTGTTGCTCTGCCTCACGCTGTTGTTCATGACCTGCTCGCTGGGCCTTGGCCTGCTAGTCTCGACGATCTCCAAAACGCAGCTCGAAGCGCTGCAGTTTGCCTTCATGATCATGTTGCCCTCGGTGCTGCTATCGGGATTCATGTTCCCTCGCAGCGAGATGCCTTGGCCGATCTACCTCGCCTCGTTCGGAATTCCTGTCACCTATTACATCGAGATCCTGCGTGGCGTCGTCTTGCGAGGGGCCGACCTGCTGGATTTGCTAGCCCCCGTCGCCGGGCTGTTTCTCTGCAACGTGATCGTACTGGGGCTTAGCCTAGCCCGATTCCGCAAAACGCTCGGCTAGCGAATCGGAGGGGCTTCAGTTGTTTAACCGCATTACGGTTCAATGAAGGAGCCTCGGACCGTCGAAAGAATTCGCGGCGGGATGTAGTGGACGAGGTTACGAGTCCCAGCGGTTTGGTCTGATGCAAAAGGACTCGTAACCTCGTCCACTACGCTTCGTTGACGGCATTGCGGTTAGACAAGATTGACCGTTGTTGTCGAGCGTTGCACCGATGGTAGTGGTGGTGGGCGTGGCTACACCATCTCTTCAAATCGTCTCCGGCAGATTATCCTGAAATGACCGAACTCTCCTTGCCGAACGAATTCATGTCATCCGATTCCGATCCCGCCGCCAACGACCCTCAAGGCTCGCTGTTCAGCCTCGATGGGCCCGCGTGGGAAACCGATGTCCATGAACAGATCACCGTTGCAACGGTCGTCTTTTCGGAGATGCCTTTTGGCCCGTTCGATTACAGCGTCCCCAGCGAACTTGTCGACAGCGTTCGCCCCGGCATGCGATTGCAAGTTCCGCTGGGCAAGCGACGCAAACCGATCACCGGTTGGTGCACGAAAGTCACCGCGACGACGACCGGCGGGATGGCACTGAAACCGATCGATTCCTGCTTCGACGAAAAACCGCTCTGCAACGCCAACCTGATCCAGTTGGTGCTCTGGATGGCGCACTACTACCAGGCACAACCCGGCCAGGTTTTCGACGCCTTGATTCCGGCGGGAGTGCGGATGGGAGCCGGCACGCGTGCGACCACCTTCTTCACTCCGACGCAACAAGCGCTGGACGACGACGTCGTGGCGAAACTGCCAGCCAAACAGCAGTATGCGTTGCAGTATCTGATCGCCGCTGCCGAACCGATGACGCTCCGCGATCTAGCCGACCAAGCCGGCTGCACCGAGGGACCGATTCGCCAGCTGTTGCAAAAAGAATTGATCGTCGGCGAAGTCCGCCGCGTGATGACGCCTGGCATCCTGCCGTCGCGTAACAACGTCATGACCGACGCCCACAGTTTGACCAAAGAACAGTCCGCGGCACTTGCCGAAATCTGCGCTGCTCTCGACTCGGGAAAACATTCGACGCTGTTGCTGCACGGCGTTACGGGGAGCGGCAAAACGGAGGTCTACATCCAAGCGATCGAACACCTGCAACGCTTCGGCCGCCAAGCGATCGTGCTGGTCCCAGAGATCAGCCTGACGCCGCAGACTCGCCAACGGTTCCAGGATCGTTTCGAAAGCGTCGCTGTGCTGCACAGCCACATGAGCCCCGTCGAACGGAACCATCACTGGCAACGGATCGCCGAAGGGCAGGTTCAAGTGATCGTTGGTGCCCGCAGCGCCATCTTCGCTCCGACGCCTCACCTGGGACTGATCGTGATCGACGAAGAGCACGACGCGTCGTTTAAACAGGACACGATCCCGCGGTATCACGCTCGCGATGTCGCCCGCTACCGAGCGCATCTGGAGGGGATTCCGTTGATTCTCGGATCGGCCACTCCGGCTCTCGAATCGTGGAATGCCGCGAAGAAGGGAATTTACAAACGCATCCCGCTGCATCGACGCGTCGGCGATCGCCCGATGCCTCACGTGCAACTTGTCGACCTGCGACTGAAGGAAGATCGCACCGGCGGGTCGATCAGCCGCCCGCTGATGCAAGCGACTCGCGCGGCGCTGGCCAAAGGAGAACAAGCGATCCTGCTGCTGAACCGCCGCGGTTTTGCCACGACGATCCAGTGCCCTTCGTGTGGTCACGTCGTCGCCTGTCCCGATTGTGAAATGCCGCTGACGCATCACCGCGATGGCAGCAAAGCCGTCTGCCACTATTGCGATTACCAGATCGGAACGCCTCCCTGGTGCCCGGAATGCCGATTCGATGGCATCCGTTATTCGGGGCTGGGAACACAGAAGCTGGAGATGGAAGTCAAGGCAAAGTTCCCCGAAGCGGTCATCGCTCGGATGGACAGCGACACGATGCGACGCCCGGGGAGCCACGAACGCGTGCTGTCGGCATTCCGCAGCGGCGAGATCGACATCCTGCTGGGAACGCAGATGATCGCCAAAGGGCTCGACTTTCCCAACGTCACCCTCGTCGGCGTGATCAATGCCGATTCGGCGTTGCACTTTCCCGACTTCCGCGCCGCCGAGCGGACGTTTCAGCTGGTCACTCAGGTCGCGGGCCGAGCCGGACGTGGAGACGCTGGTGGCGAAGTGGTCGTGCAAACCTATACGCCCGAGCATCCAGCGATCCAAGCCGCGTCCAAACACGACTACTTCAAGTTTGCCGAAGAAGAGCTGCAGCAGCGACAGAAGTTCGCTTACCCGCCCTTTGGCCGTATCGCCCGGATCATCATCCGTGGCAGCGAGGAAACACTAACCGAAGCTTTCGCCGACAACTTGGTCAGCAGCCTGGAACGGGCTCGCGATGCACAGCAAGCCGAAATTCGAATCCTCGGCCCCGCGCCGCCGCCGATCGCCAAGCTGCGTGGCAAATACCGATTCCATATCCTGCTGCAGTGCCCCGACGCGGGAATGCTAGGGAACGTGATCCGCACCGCGACCAGCGAGCATCGATCGGGCGAAGACATCCAATACGTTGTCGACATCGATCCGCTGGATATGCTTTAGAAACCCTCACTCACAGGAATGACATGACAATGCTTGGACTTCTCGCCATCGGCCTGATCGCTTTCATCATCGTCGCAGCCGCCGTATTGGTGGTTTACGGCGGAAACAAAAAATGACGCAGCGCGGCTATCGGGAGCCCAAACTCCCGACTCGCTCATTTAATAATGATTGCTCGACACAATTCAGATCACAACCCGTTACGAAAACAGCTGTTTGATCACGTTGCCATCGCGGACCAGCGTGATCGGGCGGCCCGTTTCGGTGTGATATTCCTTCGTCGGATCGATACCCAGGTTGTGATAGAAGCTGGCTGCGACATCGTCGGGGGTGATCGCTTCGTGCCGCGGAGCTGATGCGGTGTCGTCGCTCTCGCCGATCACCTGGCCGCCGCGGACGCCGCCACCCGCCATCAGCATGAACATGCAGCGTGGGTAGTGATCGCGGCCTCCTTCGGCCGATCGGGTGTTGATCTTCGGGGTCCGTCCGAACTCGCCGGTCACAAAGACCGCTGTCGATTCCAACAGCCCCTTGGCTGCCAACGAATTCAGCAGGCCGCTGAGTCCGGCATCCAATTGCGGCAATAGCCCCGACTTCAACTTGGTCCAGTTGTCGACATGCGTATCCCAGCCGCCTAGAGTCAGACCAACAAACCGCACTCCCGACTCTACCAACCGCGTTGCCAACAGACAGCTTTGGCTGAAGGTTTGATCGTCGAACATCTTGGTGATGTTTTCCGATTCTTTGCTGATGTCAAAAGCTTGCCGCGTGCGTGTCGACGTGATCATCGAATAGGCTTGCTCGCTGAAGCGATCGAGTCCCTGCAGCAAGGAGCTCGATTTTTCGATCGACGCCATCCGCCGATCCAAGCTACTCAACAGATCCTGGCGACGACGCATCTGATCGACCGTCATCCCGTTGGCCAGCTTGATGCCTCGGACCGCAAACGGTTGTCCCGCTCGAGGTGTTGCGTTGGTATTCAGCGGCGCGTATTGAACTCCCAAGAAACCGGGACGTTGATTGATATTGGGGACCGCCACAAAACCGGGGATCTCGCGATCGCCAGGGCGTTCCATCGAGACGACCGATCCGAAACCGGGATACTCCAACGATGGCAGCGGACGCGAACCGGTGTTCACATATTCCTGCCCCAACGCGTGAGCGGCCAGCGTGTGACTGACGCCACGCAGGATCGCAAACTTGTCGGCACAGCCGGCCAGCTTGGGAAGATGCTCGGAAAACTCAATGCCCGGCACGTTCGTCTTGATCGGTCGGAACGGCCCGCGAACCTTGTCATCCGCCTCGGGCTTGAGATCGAAGGTGTCCATGTGCGATGGACCGCCGGGCAGGTTGATGAAAATCGCCGACTGCGCCTTGGCTCCCGCTTGAACCTCGCCCGCTTCGGCGATACTCAGATAGTTCGTCAGCGAGAACCCACCAGCGGCCAACGCTCCCACTCGCAGCACATCGCGTCGGCTGACACCATCACACGTTTTTGAGATACCCATCGACTATCGCTCCAAATTTCTTATCACACCGATCTAAACTTGCGTCTTCATTTTGTCTGCGTTGCCCGAAGGCATCAGTGATTCAACACAAACTCTTTTGTGTTTAACAACGCCCACAACAGGTCACCTACCCCGCTGGCAACCGAATCGCCTGCTTCGATATAAGCCAACGAACTGCTCAGTTCCTCCGGCTCCGGATACCGCGCGACCGTTCGCAGGTAAGCCTGTTGGACCAAGTTGGTCAATTGTTTGCTGTCCAGTTCTGCCGCTTTGCCAGCGAGCAGATCCTGGACTTCGCCCGTTTGCAACGCTTTGATTCGCTTGCTGACTTGAGCGATCTGCTGATTTATTCGCGTGGTCTTAATCTTCAGTTGCTCCTCCGAAATGGAGGAATTCTTTTCTACCTTGACGAGCGTCTGGACCAGCTCCTGTCGACGCTTCTTCATCATCTGGATTTGACGCTGACGCGCTTCGTTGCCTTGCTGCTTCGCCTTCGCCAGTGCTGCGTCGCTGACCAGCATCGGCTGCCCCAAGCTCTTCATCTGCTCAGCCAACCAACCGTTGCGGTCGTACAGCCGATTGGTGACATCTTCATCGTTTTGCAGATAAACCGTTTGCAGCAGGTTCGGATCTTCGGATCGATCGCAATCGCAATTCGATTCGCGAATCGAGCGGCCAAAGACCTGCAGGGCGTACGACGAACCGCGGCCGTTGTTGCGAGGGCTGCTCGAAGCAATCCCCACGGCGCGACCGTCGCGGCTGCTGCACAATTGGGCCGCCTGTTTATCGCTGGCTGTCGCAACCAAGATCGCGTCGTAAAGCGTTTCGGCGGGCAGGCGTCGCGGCACAAAGTGGCTGAAATTGCGAACGTCCAACGCGTTGGTCTCGTTCGTTTGCCAGCTGCGTTGGTAAGCATCGCTGTCGACGATCGTGCGGTGCAGCCACTTCATGTCGTATCCGCTTTCGATGAACCCATCGGCAAGATAGTCCATCAGCGGAGCGTTGCTTGGCGGATTGGCGAGATTCAAATCGTCGACCGGATCGACGATCCCGCTGCCAAAATAATTTGCCCACACGCGGTTCACGATCGCTTTGGCGAAGTAGGGATTGCTGGGATCGCGGAGCCACTGCATCAGTTTCTCTCGCGCCATTTCATCCAATTGGACGTAGTCACCTCCCAGCAGTTTGGCCGTCGGCGGCTCGACCACTCGCCGCGCTTTCTGCCCTGGTTTGCGAACCATCTTGGCATTGCCGCGAATTGGGCGCTCGACGACCTCGGGGAACGGAATCACCGCCCCCTTGTTGAATTCCTTTTGCAACTCTCTGCGAAGCTGGTTCCCCTTCAGGTCGGAATCCATCTTCGTCATCATCGCTTCATACTGCTCCAAGTCCTCCTTGTCGCGCGGCTTCTGGCTCAGTCCCACCGTTTGGAATAAGTTCTTGAATTCATCGAAGTCCTGCTTGGACCATTGGTCGAACGGATGCTTGTGGCACTGGGCACATTGAATCCGGATCCCCAAAAACGAATACGCAAATCCGATCGCCCGGTCTTCGGTCTGTCGGAAATTGCGGCGTGCCCAGAAATAGGTCAGCCCAGGTCGATCCGCAAACCCATCCATCTCGCCGTTGCGACACGCGGCCCCCATCGCTTCGCAATACTCTCGATACGATTCCCCCTCCTCACGCGATTGGGCGACAACGATCCCTTCGACCATCTCGTCATAGGGCATGTTTTCTTCGACCCGGCGATGGATCCATTCATACCAATGTTGCGTCGGAGCCTGACGGATCGGCGAGACGTTGTTTAATTGAGCATCGCTGTTGCCGGTCCAGTCGCAGAACCGCGTCGTCCACCAAGCGGCATAACCGGGGCTGGAGAGCAGTTCTTCGACCTTGCGTTGACGCTTGTCGCTGCTTTGGTCGGCGATAAACGCCGCCGCGTCGGCTGCGGTCGGCAGCGTCCCCGAAATGTCGAGGCTCGCCCGACGCAGGAACTCCGCGTCGGAGCAGATCTCCGACGGCACGATCCCCAGCTTTTGCAACTTGACCGCAATCAAGCGATCGACCTCGGTCCGCGTTTCCCGCTGCGGATAGTCGTCGCCGGTCAGCTGCGAAACAGGCCGAATCACCGCGACCGGAACGACCGCGTTGTCGTAAGAAACGACGACATGCGTGTCCCCGACACCGGTGCAGGTGACGTTCCCCGATTCATCGATGGTCGCGATCGCGTCGTCGTTGGTGTGGAACCGGCACAGACCGGTGACCTCTTCACGCGTGCCATCTTCCCAATGAGCAACCGCCCGCAACGAAGTCGTTTGTTTGTCTTGATCGAACAGAATCTCTACCGGCCCAACTTCCAAGCGTTCCAGTTTCTTGCGTTGCTTGGCATCGTAGTTCGCCCCAGCCGCGATCCACGTTCGCAGCACGCGATATTCCCAACCGTCTTTGTCGAATCGCTTGCCACCTTCGTGCATGTCCTCGTCGATCGGCTTGGCCAGAACCAAGCTTTCGTCGACGTCGGTGGTATCGATCCGTCCCGAATCGGCTTCGAGCATCGCCTTGTGATCGGCTTCGAAATCGTAACCAAACAGCGACAGCATGAAACCGCCACGCCCCTGGAACGACCCGTGGCAGGAACGCCCGTTGCAACCCAGCCGCCCCATCAAAGGACTGATGTGTTTTTGAAAGTCGGGGATCTCGGAAGTCTCGCTGCCGACGGCAAATCGCGTGCCCAGCTCCGGCAGAACCGATTCATCGCCACGCGGATCGGGCTTCGCTGCAAACGCGACGCTGGCGACCAACATCGCCAGCGCACCACAGGCCACACGACTGGCTGCGATCCATTGATCAAGACCGATTCGATGCATCATTTCTCGCTCTTTCATTGGGGAATCCGAGACTCGTTATTTGTTTTCTGGCGTTTGGGGATCTGTCGCAGGCTTCGACTTGGCGTTCTTCTTCGTCCGTGCGGCGGCATTGGGGCGGACCTGTTTGGCATCCAGTCGCCGAATCGCCGAGGTATACGCTTTGTCCGCATTTTTCTCAGCGTCGACGTTCTCTAGCTGGTCGGTCAGTCGCTGCAATTGGGTCTGCATGCGGGCGATCCGCTCGGTCAAACGAGCCTTCTCGTGCTGCGCCCGCGCCACCTTCGCCTGTTCTCGACTGGCGATCGCTTTTCGCAACTGCGCTCGCGTCTTTTCGTTGTCGCGAACCTGCAACTGAGCCAACGCGATGTCGACTCGCGTCTGCCATTGCAGGAACGTAAGTTCCAATTCAAATCCGTCCGGGTCGCGCTGCTGCAGCTGTTCCAACCGTCGCGACGTCCGCGCCAAGTCGCCGATCGCTTTTTGGTATTCCTTGGCAGAATGTTTCTTCAACGAAGCAAGCACCGACTCCAACTCGGGCAGATGCGACTTCACGAACTCCGTCACCCGGCGTTCGCCTTCGGCAGGCCGCTCCGCAGCGGAACCGTCAGCTTGAGCGATCGCGTCGCGCGAGAGATCGTATTCGGCCGCGAGACCGTTGGTAGCGGCAAGCACTAACAAAAAACAAACCGCGACGCCGCACCATTTCGACAAGAAATTAACTTCGTTCACGATCCGCTCCTTCGATGCCTTCGGGCTCACTGGTGCGTTCGACCTGCGCGACCCCAAGGCTTAACCAGGAAGGGACCTCGTCGACAGTGGTGTCAAAGTCGATGGTGGTCGCATCTTGCCCGACGTCGAGATCGTCGCCGCGAAAGACGACGCGATTCTCCGCCCAGGCGTGAGCAACCAAGGCATCGTCGACTCCACCGCCAGTCGTTCGGCTGGCCTGTGGTGCATGTCCAACCGGTGCAAACCAAATCACAAACAGCACCAACGCGGCCAAACTTGCCACCGCGCCAGCAACTCGCAGGAACGAGGTCGAAGCGTGAAGCGGGGCCGCGATTGGTTGCTCGGCAGGCGATTGGCAAGCCTCTCCCAGTTCGACCAACAAGTCGGCTTGCTGGGCAATACACTCCAGCAGCTCCGGCGACGACTGCATCTGCAATTCAAACGCCTGCAGATCGTCCCCCTGCAGTTCGTCGAGCAGATACAGCCGACATCGATCGATCTGTTCTTGGTTACTCATAGCTGTCACGGTCTTTAGATTCTTAACGGTTCAATTTTCAAAAGCTCGGCGACGGGTCGGCTGCTGCCTACAAATCCTCGCCCAACTGCTGGCCCAATTTTCGCAGCGCCGTCTGCATTCGTCCCAACGCCGTCCCTAACGGGATTTGCAACTGGTCGGCGATCTCGCGAAACCTCAACCCTTCGACAATCCTTAATCTGACGATCATCTGCAGCTCCTCGGGCAACTGCGACAACTCGCGTCGGACCTGCTGCAATCGCTCCTGGCGAAGCAACCGATCGACGGGGGAATCGTGTCGCCCGGCGGCATGCTGCAGCGCTTCCGCCGATTCCATCGGCCCGGCCAGTTTGCGACGGCGAAACAACTGCATCGCTTCGTTGTGGGCGACGCGGAACAGCCAAGCTCGGCGAGTTCCGGCAGCCGAAGCGCCCCCTTTCTCTTGGAGGATCGCAAAGGTCGCTTGCAAGCAGTCCTGGGCATCGTCAGCGCTGCCGGTCAATCCGGTCAAAAAACGCAGCAACGACGCAGCATGCTGCGCGTGCAACTGCGCCGCTTCGTCGGCACTCAATCGTGTCGATTCGCGTTCGTTCACTCGGTTTTCACTTGGCGGACAGGCACTGGCACAAACCTAGATGCTTGGCGGCGGGAGTTTATTGTCACGGTGCGAAAAGAATTTGGAAAAAATGCGAATCGCCAAGATGAATCCGCCCTTGTGCGAACGATTTTAGCGTAGCGGCCGCCGGCGAACGCCACGATCGGCGACCTGCGGGGCTGTAATAATCGGCAAAAAACCTCTATTCTGCCTGTTCGCACACCATCCGTTTCCCTATCGCAACCGATCACGAGATCCTCATGGCTGACACAGACAAAAAGAAGTGGATTGGCTTCGACCTAGGCGGCACAAAAATGCTGGCGGTTGTTTACGACCAGGACCTCAAGCCGCTGGGCCGTCGCCGGCGTCGCACCAAAGGAAATTCGGGGGCGGATTCGGTGATCGAACGGATCATCGGTGCGATCGAACGCGCGTTGGAAGAGACCGACACGAAGGCCGAAGAGCTCGCTGGCATCGGTATCGGCTGTCCCGGCCCTGTCGACCCCAACACCGGATTGGTCCACGTCTGCGTCAACCTGGGCTGGGAAAACGTCAACATCGGCAAGATCCTTCACAAACAGTTCGGCTGCCCCGTGCATGTTCTGAACGATGTCGATGCAGGCGTCTACGGCGAATATGTCGATGGCGCGGCGAAGAAGTCGCGATGCACCGTCGGCATTTTCCCAGGGACCGGGATCGGCGGCGGATGCGTATACGAAGACACGATCCTGCACGGCGCCGACATCAGTTGCATGGAGATCGGACACACGCGGATCAGCAGCGGATCGCGGACCAGCGGTTACGATCTGTCGGGAACTCTGGAAGCCGAAGCGAGCCGGTTGGCGATCGCAGCCGAAGCGGCCAAAGCGGCTTACCGCGGGATGGCACCTCATCTCTACAAAGAGACCGGCATGGATCTTTCGGAGATTCGCAGCGGTGCGTTGGCCGATTCGGTCAAGCATGGCGACACCGAAGTCAAAGAGTTGATCGA from Rosistilla carotiformis includes the following:
- a CDS encoding DUF1549 and DUF1553 domain-containing protein — encoded protein: MKEREMMHRIGLDQWIAASRVACGALAMLVASVAFAAKPDPRGDESVLPELGTRFAVGSETSEIPDFQKHISPLMGRLGCNGRSCHGSFQGRGGFMLSLFGYDFEADHKAMLEADSGRIDTTDVDESLVLAKPIDEDMHEGGKRFDKDGWEYRVLRTWIAAGANYDAKQRKKLERLEVGPVEILFDQDKQTTSLRAVAHWEDGTREEVTGLCRFHTNDDAIATIDESGNVTCTGVGDTHVVVSYDNAVVPVAVIRPVSQLTGDDYPQRETRTEVDRLIAVKLQKLGIVPSEICSDAEFLRRASLDISGTLPTAADAAAFIADQSSDKRQRKVEELLSSPGYAAWWTTRFCDWTGNSDAQLNNVSPIRQAPTQHWYEWIHRRVEENMPYDEMVEGIVVAQSREEGESYREYCEAMGAACRNGEMDGFADRPGLTYFWARRNFRQTEDRAIGFAYSFLGIRIQCAQCHKHPFDQWSKQDFDEFKNLFQTVGLSQKPRDKEDLEQYEAMMTKMDSDLKGNQLRRELQKEFNKGAVIPFPEVVERPIRGNAKMVRKPGQKARRVVEPPTAKLLGGDYVQLDEMAREKLMQWLRDPSNPYFAKAIVNRVWANYFGSGIVDPVDDLNLANPPSNAPLMDYLADGFIESGYDMKWLHRTIVDSDAYQRSWQTNETNALDVRNFSHFVPRRLPAETLYDAILVATASDKQAAQLCSSRDGRAVGIASSSPRNNGRGSSYALQVFGRSIRESNCDCDRSEDPNLLQTVYLQNDEDVTNRLYDRNGWLAEQMKSLGQPMLVSDAALAKAKQQGNEARQRQIQMMKKRRQELVQTLVKVEKNSSISEEQLKIKTTRINQQIAQVSKRIKALQTGEVQDLLAGKAAELDSKQLTNLVQQAYLRTVARYPEPEELSSSLAYIEAGDSVASGVGDLLWALLNTKEFVLNH
- a CDS encoding RNA polymerase sigma factor, whose product is MNERESTRLSADEAAQLHAQHAASLLRFLTGLTGSADDAQDCLQATFAILQEKGGASAAGTRRAWLFRVAHNEAMQLFRRRKLAGPMESAEALQHAAGRHDSPVDRLLRQERLQQVRRELSQLPEELQMIVRLRIVEGLRFREIADQLQIPLGTALGRMQTALRKLGQQLGEDL
- a CDS encoding ROK family protein; this translates as MADTDKKKWIGFDLGGTKMLAVVYDQDLKPLGRRRRRTKGNSGADSVIERIIGAIERALEETDTKAEELAGIGIGCPGPVDPNTGLVHVCVNLGWENVNIGKILHKQFGCPVHVLNDVDAGVYGEYVDGAAKKSRCTVGIFPGTGIGGGCVYEDTILHGADISCMEIGHTRISSGSRTSGYDLSGTLEAEASRLAIAAEAAKAAYRGMAPHLYKETGMDLSEIRSGALADSVKHGDTEVKELIEEASRTIGLAVVNIVHLLAPDTIVMGGGLVEAMPDLIIGTVTRTAKKSVLAPYKDRFRVVQAELGDDAAVLGAAAWAKKRTPVAPAASPSATLSVPPTPPPAT